Proteins from a single region of Punica granatum isolate Tunisia-2019 chromosome 8, ASM765513v2, whole genome shotgun sequence:
- the LOC116186961 gene encoding putative pentatricopeptide repeat-containing protein At1g64310 has product MFLRFRLLLSELSKFQQTLLRTKQLHALILKLRLSDDPFYATKIVRFYGMSGDFDYVCKVFDGCHHKSVFLWNSIIRAYARARRFNEAFSMFSGMLRGETRPDSFSYACVIRACCESSDVNRLRLFHGGVIVSGLGMDPTCNSALVMAYSKLGLVEEAGRAFSVISEPDLVMWNSMISGYSCCGLSVCSLKMFVEMQRLGESPDGYTLVGLISGLAGPDSIRTGEGVHGFCLKSSFESNPHVGSCLVNMYARFKCMDSAQKVFAGLINLDLVSWSALITGYCQCGEYEKASYFFRKMMGTIKGRKVDPILIASVLAAAAQSANIGMGIELHGSVLRCGLESDVMISSALIDMYAKCGLLGSARRIFENMPKKNAVSYNTIIQGLGLYGLASESFRMFDEMLNAGLEPDSCTFSALLCACCHSGLLNDGRELFTRMEDEFHVRPKVEHYVYLVKLLGMAGEFEEAYQLIDSSPGPVDPGIWGALLSCCEVQGNSEMAEVAARKLFETGAEKGAYRVMLSKVYARDGRWSNVNELRDEMTDAGLRKMPGLSWIGGTGTYS; this is encoded by the coding sequence ATGTTCCTCCGTTTTCGCTTGCTTCTGTCCGAGCTCTCGAAGTTCCAGCAGACCCTCTTGAGAACCAAGCAGCTGCACGCTTTGATCTTGAAATTGCGCCTCTCCGACGATCCGTTTTACGCCACAAAAATCGTTCGTTTCTATGGCATGAGTGGCGACTTTGACTATGTGTGCAAGGTGTTCGATGGATGTCACCACAAAAGTGTCTTCCTCTGGAACTCTATAATCCGTGCCTATGCACGGGCACGGAGGTTCAATGAAGCATTTTCCATGTTCAGTGGTATGCTTCGAGGCGAGACAAGGCCCGATAGCTTTTCCTATGCTTGTGTTATACGTGCTTGTTGCGAGAGCAGCGATGTCAACAGATTACGGCTTTTCCATGGAGGAGTTATAGTTTCAGGGCTGGGGATGGACCCAACATGTAACAGTGCACTGGTAATGGCTTATTCGAAGCTGGGACTTGTGGAGGAAGCAGGACGTGCTTTCAGTGTGATATCTGAGCCTGACTTGGTGATGTGGAACTCGATGATTTCGGGCTATAGTTGTTGTGGTTTGTCAGTATGCAGCTTGAAGATGTTTGTGGAAATGCAAAGGCTGGGGGAAAGTCCCGATGGTTATACTCTGGTTGGGTTGATTTCGGGTCTGGCAGGTCCTGATTCAATTCGTACTGGGGAAGGAGTACATGGTTTCTGTTTGAAAAGCAGTTTCGAATCGAATCCTCACGTGGGAAGCTGCCTTGTGAACATGTATGCAAGATTCAAGTGCATGGACTCGGCTCAAAAAGTTTTCGCAGGTCTGATCAATCTTGATTTGGTTTCGTGGTCAGCTCTCATAACGGGATATTGTCAATGTGGCGAATACGAAAAGGCGAGTTACTTCTTCAGGAAAATGATGGGCACGATCAAGGGTAGGAAGGTTGATCCAATTCTGATTGCGAGCGTATTAGCTGCAGCAGCCCAATCAGCAAATATAGGAATGGGGATTGAGTTACATGGATCTGTTCTTCGGTGTGGGCTGGAATCGGATGTGATGATCTCCTCTGCCCTCATCGACATGTATGCGAAGTGTGGCTTGTTGGGCTCGGCAAGGCGTATCTTCGAGAACATGCCCAAAAAAAACGCTGTCTCCTACAACACAATAATTCAAGGTCTCGGGCTTTACGGGCTAGCTTCTGAATCATTCAGAATGTTTGATGAGATGCTTAATGCCGGACTAGAACCCGACAGTTGTACTTTCTCGGCCCTCCTATGTGCCTGCTGCCATTCTGGTCTACTGAATGATGGTAGAGAGCTCTTCACAAGAATGGAAGATGAGTTCCATGTCCGCCCCAAGGTCGAGCACTATGTATACTTGGTGAAGCTTCTCGGAATGGCCGGAGAGTTCGAAGAGGCGTACCAGTTGATTGATTCGTCGCCTGGACCAGTAGATCCTGGAATCTGGGGTGCACTATTGTCTTGCTGTGAGGTCCAAGGAAACTCAGAGATGGCAGAGGTTGCAGCTCGGAAGCTCTTCGAGACAGGTGCAGAGAAGGGCGCGTACAGGGTCATGCTATCAAAGGTATACGCCCGGGATGGAAGGTGGAGCAATGTGAATGAGCTGAGAGACGAGATGACGGATGCAGGACTTAGAAAAATGCCCGGGTTGAGCTGGATCGGAGGCACCGGCACCTACTCTTGA
- the LOC116186964 gene encoding uncharacterized protein LOC116186964: MSFALNHIRPLISHHNQISLHFPFSKSRNSIPTSSHCSELPRLDPLRSKPDTHGDGIPPEDVKILAKFKSRCNYIRVLEVSRKADHPFAGSRLLLLDGPGNIHSISFLFKSLTGTYFDVFATLPPILPPGPVGLLGFGAGSATKLLLELYPELVVHGWELDPLVISVGREFFNLSKLEKDYSDRLFIHIGDALQAGVKDGFSGILVDLFSKGSVIPELQDPNTWKKLKKCLRRDGRVMVNVGGSCVEAEDSGREGKMAMEETLKAMKKVFGGKVLLLSLGYRKEDSSIALTGDLPNRESWKEALPRALRGYVDMWTPF, translated from the coding sequence ATGTCATTCGCCCTCAACCATATTAGACCGTTAATCTCTCACCATAACCAAATTTCCCTCCATTTCCCCTTCTCGAAATCTCGGAACTCGATTCCCACCTCCTCCCATTGTTCGGAACTGCCCCGTCTCGATCCCTTGAGATCGAAACCCGACACCCACGGTGATGGTATCCCTCCCGAGGATGTCAAGATCCTTGCGAAGTTCAAGTCCCGGTGCAACTACATTCGTGTGCTCGAGGTCTCCCGGAAGGCGGACCACCCTTTCGCTGGGTCAAGGCTGCTTCTCCTCGATGGGCCCGGGAACATCCACAGCATCTCCTTCCTCTTCAAGTCCCTGACAGGGACTTACTTTGACGTGTTTGCCACTCTGCCGCCTATCCTGCCCCCCGGGCCGGTGGGCCTACTGGGGTTCGGGGCAGGGTCCGCCACGAAGCTGCTGCTCGAGCTGTACCCGGAATTGGTGGTCCACGGTTGGGAGCTCGACCCATTGGTGATTTCCGTGGGGAGAGAGTTCTTCAACCTCTCAAAGCTTGAGAAGGATTACTCAGATAGACTATTTATCCACATCGGAGACGCGCTCCAAGCGGGCGTGAAGGACGGGTTCTCGGGGATATTGGTCGACCTGTTCTCAAAGGGGAGCGTGATCCCGGAGCTCCAGGATCCGAATACTTGGAAGAAGCTGAAGAAGTGCTTGAGGAGAGATGGGAGGGTGATGGTGAATGTGGGAGGAAGCTGTGTGGAAGCAGAGGACTCGGGACGGGAGGGGAAGATGGCGATGGAGGAGACATTGAAGGCAATGAAGAAGGTTTTCGGCGGGAAAGTTCTGCTCTTGTCTCTGGGTTACCGGAAGGAGGATAGCTCGATTGCTCTCACGGGCGATCTCCCGAACCGAGAATCATGGAAGGAGGCACTGCCCCGAGCTTTGCGGGGCTACGTCGATATGTGGACGCCCTTTTAG
- the LOC116186962 gene encoding histone deacetylase 6 has product MADGMAGSGASLPSVGPDARRRRVSYFYEPTIGDYYYGQGHPMKPHRIRMAHNLIVHYSLHRRMEICRPFPAAPSDIRLFHSPDYVDFLSSVTPETIADLAFSRQLKRFNVGEDCPVFDGLFGFCQASTGGSIGAAVKLNRGDADIALNWAGGLHHAKKSEASGFCYVNDIVLGILELLKVHRRVLYVDIDVHHGDGVEEAFYTTDRVMTVSFHKFGDFFPGSGHIKDIGAGSGKNYALNVPLNDGIDDESFQGIFRPIIQKVMEVYQPDAVVLQCGADSLSGDRLGCFNLSVRGHADCLRFLRSFDVPLMVLGGGGYTMRNVARCWCYETAVAVGVEPDNNLPYNEYYEYFGPDYTLHIDPCSMENLNAPKDLERIRSMLLEQLSRIPCAPSVPFQTTPATMQIPEEEEEDMDERPKQRIWDGEGYDSESEQEDKSRHRSMETDALKVENIETRDVPVTDKEEDAKMDEHPL; this is encoded by the exons ATGGCGGACGGGATGGCGGGCAGTGGGGCTTCGCTGCCGTCGGTGGGTCCGGACGCTAGGAGGCGGCGGGTGAGCTACTTCTACGAGCCTACCATCGGGGACTACTACTACGGCCAGGGCCACCCGATGAAGCCCCACCGCATCAGGATGGCCCACAACCTCATCGTCCACTACAGCCTCCACCGCCGCATGGAAATCTGCCGCCCCTTCCCCGCCGCACCCTCCGACATCCGCCTCTTCCACTCCCCTGACTACGTCGACTTCCTCTCATCCGTCACCCCCGAAACCATCGCCGACCTCGCCTTCTCCCGCCAGCTCAAGCGCTTCAATGTCGGCGAGGACTGCCCCGTCTTTGACGGTCTTTTCGGGTTCTGTCAGGCCTCCACAGGCGGCTCTATCGGCGCAGCTGTTAAGCTGAACCGTGGAGACGCTGATATTGCCCTGAATTGGGCTGGCGGTCTCCATCACGCCAAGAAGTCTGAGGCTTCCGGGTTCTGCTACGTGAATGACATTGTCCTTGGCATATTGGAGCTGCTCAAGGTCCATAGA CGGGTTCTTTATGTGGACATCGATGTTCACCACGGGGACGGAGTAGAGGAGGCATTTTATACCACTGATCGAGTCATGACAGTTTCCTTCCACAAGTTCGGGGACTTCTTCCCTGGAAGCGGGCACATTAAAGACATTGGAGCTGGTTCAGGGAAGAACTATGCCTTGAATGTCCCGCTGAATGATGGAATAGACGATGAGAGTTTCCAGGGAATATTCAGACCCATCATTCAGAAAGTTATGGAAGTATATCAACCTGATGCAGTCGTTCTACAGTGTGGGGCTGATTCCTTGTCGGGTGACCGCTTGGGGTGCTTTAATCTGTCCGTGAGAGGTCATGCCGATTGCCTTCGGTTTCTGAGATCCTTTGATGTCCCCCTGATGGTATTGGGAGGGGGAGGCTACACTATGAGGAATGTCGCGCGTTGTTGGTGTTACGAG ACAGCTGTTGCAGTTGGTGTTGAACCCGATAATAATTTGCCTTACAATGAATACTACGAGTACTTTGGTCCCGATTACACTCTTCATATTGACCCTTGCAGCATGGAAAACCTCAATGCACCGAAAGATTTGGAGAGAATCAG GAGCATGTTATTAGAACAACTCTCAAGAATACCCTGTGCTCCCAGTGTTCCGTTCCAGACAACACCAGCCACCATGCAAATCCCAGAGGAG GAAGAGGAAGATATGGATGAAAGACCAAAGCAACGCATTTGGGACGGTGAAGGCTATGACTCTGAGTCTGAGCAAGAGGATAAGAGTCGACATAGATCAATGGAAACTGACGCTCTGAAAGTTGAAAACATTGAGACGAG GGATGTCCCAGTTACAGataaagaagaagatgcaAAAATGGACGAGCATCCCTTGTGA